The genomic segment TTCTAAGCTTGAATTAATTTGAGTTATAGGAGTCGCCTGCGTTAGTATATTATTTATTTCATTTTTTCTAGCTGCATTTGGTGGTGATGTTGTATTATTTAATTCATTTTGGAGAGCTGTTACATCAGCCATGGTCAAACCTACTTGCTTATTTGTCGATGTAGCCGATGTTGTTATAGTTCCATCTACTGATTTATACTCAGATGCTCCCACACCTGCCAGTATTAATGTATTTATTTCAGTCTTTCTCGCATCACTTGGCGGCGATGTTGTATTATTTAATTCAGAGTTTAGTAATGTTATATCACTCGCAGTTAACGTATATGAAATATTTGATGTAGTTGCTGAAGTTGTTATTGTTCCATTTGACTGCTTGTATACATTTATAAAATTTCCATCTTTATCTGCATATTCTAGCTTACCATCCACAACTGTAGTTGGCTTAGAATTTGTCTTTGTACCGCCGAATATATACGAACCATCAAAACTCGTATTTAAAACTTGAGATAATTCATTAACTTTTTCCTTAATTTCATCTTTTATCGCTGATTTTTCATCATCCCCATAAGTTCCATTTCCCGCATTTACAAGCAATGTTTCTATTCTCCCAAAAATACTTCCCATTTGAGACAATGCTGTATCTGTTGTATCAAGCCAATTTGATGTGTCTTTTATATTTTCATCATATTGCTTATTATAAGATATTTCTGCATTTAACTGCATACTTCTTGATGCCACATAAGGATTGTCTGATGCTTTATTTATTTCCTTCCCAGAAGCTAATTGATTTTGCAGCGTCTGCATATTGTTCATATTTCTTTTCACATTTCTTAAATAATTGCTACTTAACATGCTATTTGTTATTCTAAACGACATCAAAACACCTCCTATTTCTTCAACCCATTTATTACTACATCCAATAACTCATCTATCGTTGATATCATTTTTGCATTGGCTTGATAAGCATGTTGGAATTGTATTAAATTAGTCATTTCTTCATCCAGAGATACGCCTGAAACTGACGCTTTTTGATTTTCCAAATTAGATAATACCGTCTCCTGATTATCAACCTGCCTGCTGGCCTCTTGTGTTGTTGTTGCGATATTATTTATTATAGTCTTATAGTAGCTATCAACTGTGGATCCATTGGTTCCAGCATTTAAATTTAAACAAGTGCTATCTGAAAACCCTGTTCCAGTACCAGATGCATCATCTATCCCTATCTCTTCTAGAAACTTCTTTCTGGTCATTTTAGTTAAATCTTCTGTAGATTTAACATTACTTAGGTTCATTTTCATCGAACTAAGATTAGCTATTGCATTAGCTCTTTTTCCATCTCCTTCCCCACTTGTTGAAGTTGTATTGCAGTTTAGCAAGGTAGGATCTTTTACTAAAGCATTATTTACTTTTATAGTAGCTGCTGTAATTCCTGTATCGGTTGTTATATTTCCTGCATTTGTGAAAATTAAGTTTTTAGATAACCCTTGCGAAAGAGTAGTAGCATTTCCATCAATACTTCCAGTCTGAATTGCATTAACTGAGTATGCTAAACTTGCTGCAAGTCTATCCAAACTATCCATATATCCTTTTATAGTTTGTTGCACAGATTGGTTTGCAGCTATTTCACCTCTTATATGATTATCATCTACATTATTAACTCCACTTTCGCTATCATATTTATAAGTTTGAAAAATTCCGCCCTTCAATTGTGTATCGGTGGTTGGAGGTGTTGATTTCACTAATGTGGTGTATGTTGTTGATCCATCTGTATTTTTTATAGCCGTTACATTTGTAACTGTTGTTACACCATTTACTGTTGAGGTTGTTATCCCAGCTGTGGGTGCAGGGTTTGGATCTTTAGCTATAGTTTTAGTCATCCCCACTGCATTTCCATCTTTATCTGCAATTAAAATTCTATTCTGCATTAAATTATCTGCTAAATCTTTAGCTTTACTAGAATCTGTTGTTATTTTAAATGACTTAGTTGAAGATTTTTCATTTCCTAAAGGATAATATTCCACTGTCACCTCTCCAGTGAAATTTCCAGATGCATCTTTAGTCGCTACTGCACTCTTAACATATGAAAACCTAGAATAGTCTGTATCATTTGGATTTGATTTTACTAAAGCTGCATCCGGATATTCTGTTGACGAAAGATTTATAGTATCAAGGCTATCTCTATCAACTTTTATTCCAAATTTATAGCTTAATTGATCTAGAAGATTATCTCTCTTATCCATTAAATCGTTCGCAGTTTGTCCAACTGAGGAAATACTTCTTATCTGCTTATTTAGTTCATTTATTTGGTCTAGATAGCTATTTACATCAGTAATATTAGTTTGAATTAGTGATTGACTATCATCTTGAGCCTTTTTCAATTGATTATAAGTATAATTTAATGCATCAGCAAGTGCTGAAGCATCTTTAATAGCTACCGTTTTAACATCAGATTTATTTGGACTTTTAGATACTTCTTGAAATGCATTAAAAAATTTATTTGTAAGTTCTTGTATACCCGTATCTGACGGTTCACCAAAGATATCCTCTGCCTTTGATAATGTATTACTTACCTGTGTATAGTATCCTGATGTTCCTGATTCGCTTCTAACTTGGTAATCTATAAAATAATCTCTAATTCTTTGTATTGATGTAATTTCAGCACCTGTTCCAACTTGTCCAACACCTGTTGTATCAAATCTTGACATTCCACCAAATGGCCTTGTAGTCTCAGCTACAGCCCTCTGTCTTGAATATCCTGTAGTATTCGCATTTGCTATGTTATGAGATGTTGTATTTATATTTCCTTGCTGAACATTTAACCCTCTTTTAGCAATGGTAAACGTATCAAATAGTCCTGCCATATATTTTTTCCTACCTTTCAATAATACCAACTTCCATGTTCTATATATTGTAACATCCTTATTATTTTTCCACTTATAAGTTATTAATGTAGAAATACTCCGTTTTGAAATTTGTAATTACTGATCTTAAAACATTTATTAAATTGCATAAAAGTTTATGTGCAATCAAATGTTTTATCTATCTTGATAAATTTCCATATGAGTTATATGTCTTTATTTCTCTTCTTGGATTCATTATTTCTAACATTTTATTATTAAATAGTATTTGTTGCTTTAATAACATATCATTTGTTTCTTTTTGAGAAATAACTGAATTCAATGTTCTTTTTATATTATTATAGTTTTCTCTTAATTGCTCATTATTTGAATTATTCACAACTTCTGTTATCCCATTATCTCCAAGTATATTTCTTCTCTCTATTTCTTGTTTTGCAATCTTCTTACCAGATTCATTAATCTTATCAACTAATCCCTCTAAACCAAATACATCTTTACTCATTATCATCTTATATTGAGTTTCTAATAATTTTAAAAGTTTTTTTAACTCTTCTTCTTGGCTTTGTATTAATTTAATAAGTTCATTTATCATATTTATGCCTTACTCTCCTTCATTGCATTTAACATACTTTTTGCAGTTAATCTTGCATCAACATTGTATATTCCGCTATCTATTTTATTTTTAATATCTGCTATTTTTTTTGCATTTTGTATATTACTATCTAATGAGTAACCTTTAAGACTTTTTCCTAGTTCTGAAATTTCAATTCTATCTACATCATTAGTTTTCTTTGTCTTTTCGACAGCTTTACTGCTATTTGAGTTATATGCATTTATATATGTCGCTCTACTTATTCTATCAATACTCATAATACATTTCTCCATTTCTTAGGCTCTTGAAAGAAATAACACTTGTTATTTTTTAATTGCGCCTTACTACTTCATTATTATACTTATCGTACTTTTCTTTTATAAGTTTATAGAAAAGTCAATAAAAAATAATTTGTGCAACTATTTTGAGAAAATAATTAGATATGAAAAAAGCTCAGTGTTATATAACACTAAGCGAATCTTAGATTTTTTTCTACCCTCTCCAAATATATTCTACTGCTAATTTAAAAATCATCCTAAATATCTTCAAATTACTAACTTATCATTTATCTATATAAATTCTCTTATTTTAGCTTTCACCTTGTCAATAATCCAAATTCTCTCCTTGAGTAACTCTAACCTCTTTTCCTTTAAATACAATAGCAAGCTTTATTATATTCTTTACTTCTTTTTGGAACAATTCCTGAGCATAATTTTTTTCTTCTATTTGCCTTAAAGCTTCTTTGGTTGCTTCTTCTATAGTATCATCCAAGAAGTAATCGATTTTTTTAAATTCAATTATAATTCCTATTTTTGAAATATCTTTTGGAATTATCATAACGTCATACCTGCCATATCCACTTTCTTTATTTGACTTTACTTCATACTCATTTGAAAGAGACACAAGCATTCCAAGAACAAAAGCATTATAAACTCTTTCCGGCTCTTTACCGGATATATCAAAATAACTCAAGTTATTTATCACAAATTCTTTAAATAATCCTGCAAAAATTTTTATATTACCAGTTATCAAGGTATTTAACATTAACTCGTATTTCTGATTTGTTAAAGCTTCTTTAAACCATTTCTCAATCAAGTTTCTATAAAAAATTAGAACTTCTTTATTTGGAATTTTAAGCTCACAATTTAAAATTCCTTCTATATTTTCAGTTTTTACCGCTTTTAAATACCCACTCATCAATAAAAAACTCCAAATATTCTCATTTGAATCCTCGACCTCTGCCATTACTATACTGTCATCAATCTTTTTATTTATTGAATTCCCTTCTATGAGTTCTTCAAGTTCAAGCTTTATATTATTATCACCTTTTAGCAATAATCTTTTAATTAGATCATTGCTACTGCTATTAATCCAATAAGGCATAAAGCCTTCTCTAGTATTTTTTAAATAATTTAAAACAGACCATGGATTATATATAACTTCTCCACCAAAAATATAGCCGTTATACCATTTTTTTATATTCTGCATATCATCTTCACATTTAT from the Clostridium beijerinckii genome contains:
- a CDS encoding AAA family ATPase, translated to MRKTIQIGTSDFKKLIEGKNYFVDKSLLIKEFIENSADIILTPRPRRFGKTLNLSMLRYFFDIRTKNETKDLFKDLKIENEKEIMKLQGEYPVIFITFKNQKHLSYDDFKIGIQMLLSNLYKEHEYLLESNNLSEFDKADFKEIISRKAPVGIFSEAISNLMMYMNKHYGKKVMLFIDEYDVPIQEAYLDKGNPTHIRSLGTFEEPNARFGLSQHDNMIALIRNLLTSALKDNPYVEKSLITGILRVVKESIFSGLNNLEVNTLLRKTFNDKFGFTKNEIRELLSYYKCEDDMQNIKKWYNGYIFGGEVIYNPWSVLNYLKNTREGFMPYWINSSSNDLIKRLLLKGDNNIKLELEELIEGNSINKKIDDSIVMAEVEDSNENIWSFLLMSGYLKAVKTENIEGILNCELKIPNKEVLIFYRNLIEKWFKEALTNQKYELMLNTLITGNIKIFAGLFKEFVINNLSYFDISGKEPERVYNAFVLGMLVSLSNEYEVKSNKESGYGRYDVMIIPKDISKIGIIIEFKKIDYFLDDTIEEATKEALRQIEEKNYAQELFQKEVKNIIKLAIVFKGKEVRVTQGENLDY
- the flgN gene encoding flagellar export chaperone FlgN, producing the protein MINELIKLIQSQEEELKKLLKLLETQYKMIMSKDVFGLEGLVDKINESGKKIAKQEIERRNILGDNGITEVVNNSNNEQLRENYNNIKRTLNSVISQKETNDMLLKQQILFNNKMLEIMNPRREIKTYNSYGNLSR
- the flgK gene encoding flagellar hook-associated protein FlgK is translated as MAGLFDTFTIAKRGLNVQQGNINTTSHNIANANTTGYSRQRAVAETTRPFGGMSRFDTTGVGQVGTGAEITSIQRIRDYFIDYQVRSESGTSGYYTQVSNTLSKAEDIFGEPSDTGIQELTNKFFNAFQEVSKSPNKSDVKTVAIKDASALADALNYTYNQLKKAQDDSQSLIQTNITDVNSYLDQINELNKQIRSISSVGQTANDLMDKRDNLLDQLSYKFGIKVDRDSLDTINLSSTEYPDAALVKSNPNDTDYSRFSYVKSAVATKDASGNFTGEVTVEYYPLGNEKSSTKSFKITTDSSKAKDLADNLMQNRILIADKDGNAVGMTKTIAKDPNPAPTAGITTSTVNGVTTVTNVTAIKNTDGSTTYTTLVKSTPPTTDTQLKGGIFQTYKYDSESGVNNVDDNHIRGEIAANQSVQQTIKGYMDSLDRLAASLAYSVNAIQTGSIDGNATTLSQGLSKNLIFTNAGNITTDTGITAATIKVNNALVKDPTLLNCNTTSTSGEGDGKRANAIANLSSMKMNLSNVKSTEDLTKMTRKKFLEEIGIDDASGTGTGFSDSTCLNLNAGTNGSTVDSYYKTIINNIATTTQEASRQVDNQETVLSNLENQKASVSGVSLDEEMTNLIQFQHAYQANAKMISTIDELLDVVINGLKK
- a CDS encoding flagellar biosynthesis anti-sigma factor FlgM, which codes for MSIDRISRATYINAYNSNSSKAVEKTKKTNDVDRIEISELGKSLKGYSLDSNIQNAKKIADIKNKIDSGIYNVDARLTAKSMLNAMKESKA
- the flgL gene encoding flagellar hook-associated protein FlgL, whose product is MSFRITNSMLSSNYLRNVKRNMNNMQTLQNQLASGKEINKASDNPYVASRSMQLNAEISYNKQYDENIKDTSNWLDTTDTALSQMGSIFGRIETLLVNAGNGTYGDDEKSAIKDEIKEKVNELSQVLNTSFDGSYIFGGTKTNSKPTTVVDGKLEYADKDGNFINVYKQSNGTITTSATTSNISYTLTASDITLLNSELNNTTSPPSDARKTEINTLILAGVGASEYKSVDGTITTSATSTNKQVGLTMADVTALQNELNNTTSPPNAARKNEINNILTQATPITQINSSLEVDITQGVKSIYNKTAVDVLEFKDKNGKSINVSDLLSNIVNDLGTNGSGSNLITNDLNDIQSVTANLLQKRSEVGTMQNRMDSAQTNNETQNYNMTDILSKTEDVDFANKTMEYSMMQTVYTASLQTSAKILPMTILNYL